The following are encoded together in the Nocardioides okcheonensis genome:
- a CDS encoding zinc-dependent alcohol dehydrogenase, whose product MREARAFWLREPGVGEIRVVDLPAPGPDDVRVRSLRSAVSRGTESLVFAGRVPRDQHDAMRAPFQEGDFPAPVKYGYLNVGVVEAGPRALLGREVFCLHPHQTAYVVPAGAVSPLPAGVPVARAVLAGLLETALNALWDVPPLLGDRVAVVGGGALGCCVARLVSRVPGTEVTVVDVDPRRADVAERLGVGFALPDDATGGCDVVVHTSATSDGLQRSLDLLAPEGTVVELSWYGDEPTSVHLGGRFHSARLSIRASQVGRVATPRRSSRSTSDRLALALRLLRDDAYDALLTGESPFEALPDVMARIASRELAGLCHTITYDPAPEPAGTGGRVPCTA is encoded by the coding sequence ATGCGGGAGGCGCGGGCGTTCTGGCTGCGGGAGCCCGGGGTCGGGGAGATCAGGGTGGTCGACCTGCCCGCCCCGGGGCCGGACGACGTGCGGGTCCGCTCGCTGCGGTCGGCGGTGAGCCGCGGGACCGAGTCGCTCGTCTTCGCCGGCCGGGTGCCGCGCGACCAGCACGACGCGATGCGAGCGCCCTTCCAGGAGGGCGACTTCCCGGCGCCGGTGAAGTACGGCTACCTCAACGTGGGCGTGGTCGAGGCGGGGCCCCGCGCGCTGCTCGGCCGCGAGGTGTTCTGCCTGCACCCGCACCAGACGGCGTACGTCGTCCCCGCCGGGGCCGTGTCGCCGCTCCCGGCGGGCGTGCCGGTGGCGCGCGCGGTCCTCGCCGGGCTGCTGGAGACGGCGCTCAACGCGCTGTGGGACGTGCCGCCGCTGCTCGGCGACCGGGTGGCGGTGGTGGGCGGGGGCGCGCTCGGCTGCTGCGTGGCCCGCCTGGTCTCGCGGGTGCCGGGCACGGAGGTGACCGTGGTCGACGTCGACCCGCGGCGCGCGGACGTCGCCGAGCGGCTCGGCGTGGGGTTCGCCCTCCCGGACGACGCCACCGGCGGGTGCGACGTGGTGGTCCACACCAGCGCGACGTCCGACGGCCTCCAGCGCTCGCTCGACCTGCTCGCGCCCGAGGGCACGGTGGTCGAGCTCAGCTGGTACGGCGACGAGCCGACGAGCGTCCACCTCGGGGGGCGCTTCCACTCCGCGCGCCTCTCGATCCGGGCCAGCCAGGTGGGCCGGGTCGCCACCCCGCGGCGCTCGAGCCGCTCCACCTCCGACCGGCTGGCGCTGGCGCTGCGGCTGCTGCGCGACGACGCCTACGACGCCCTGCTGACGGGGGAGTCGCCCTTCGAGGCGCTGCCGGACGTGATGGCGCGGATCGCGTCGCGCGAGCTGGCCGGGCTGTGCCACACGATCACCTACGACCCGGCGCCGGAGCCGGCAGGGACGGGAGGACGGGTGCCGTGCACGGCGTGA
- a CDS encoding 6-pyruvoyl trahydropterin synthase family protein encodes MHGVTVRDHMMVAHSLRGEVFGPAQQLHGATFVVDATFRGAELDEHGILVDIGRAAQALAAVVGELSYRNLDDVAAFAGVNTTTEVLARHVADRLAERVRSGELGDAGHVTGLVVTLHESPSAWASFERSL; translated from the coding sequence GTGCACGGCGTGACGGTCCGCGACCACATGATGGTGGCCCACAGCCTCCGCGGGGAGGTGTTCGGGCCGGCCCAGCAGCTCCACGGCGCGACGTTCGTCGTCGACGCCACCTTCCGCGGTGCCGAGCTCGACGAGCACGGGATCCTGGTCGACATCGGGCGCGCCGCGCAGGCCCTGGCCGCGGTGGTGGGGGAGCTCTCCTACCGCAACCTCGACGACGTGGCGGCCTTCGCGGGCGTCAACACCACCACGGAGGTCCTCGCCCGCCACGTCGCGGACCGGCTGGCCGAGCGGGTCCGCTCGGGGGAGCTGGGCGACGCCGGCCACGTCACCGGCCTGGTCGTCACGCTCCACGAGTCGCCCTCGGCGTGGGCGAGCTTCGAGAGGTCCCTGTGA